Proteins encoded in a region of the Myxococcales bacterium genome:
- a CDS encoding sigma 54-interacting transcriptional regulator — protein sequence MDREIERDTDLTVELPTDALPGERGEWVLEVHQRHGTSVLALGEAPFTLGSSRRASHRLEDPMVSGVHCEVALAAGRLRVVDLGSRNGTYVGPARVREAWAGVGGTITLGETQLVVQRRELDDEAAGEAGEPLPQIAGGSLAMRRLAARVRRLANRSSPVLVSGETGTGKELVAQALHTEGKRRAAPFVPVNVAALPRELVESELFGHERGAFTGAVARRAGAFGDAQRGTLFLDEIGELPLDAQPKLLRALDGYEVRRVGSGGGGERADVRVVAATHKALLEDVQARRFRRDLYHRLEAFVLELPPLRERRGDVAAIARRLLAAHASEIGPRALTPAALARLAAHDWPGNVRELRNVLLRAAELADDGRVLTDAHIARGLRRPHAPRASPTVSYGQALLEKHGGNFTAAARDAGMPRTSFRKLVVGAKAGR from the coding sequence ATGGATCGCGAGATCGAAAGAGACACGGACTTGACGGTGGAGCTGCCGACGGACGCGCTCCCGGGCGAGAGAGGCGAGTGGGTGCTCGAGGTGCATCAACGCCACGGGACGTCGGTGCTCGCGCTCGGGGAGGCGCCGTTCACGCTGGGGTCATCGAGGCGCGCGTCGCACCGGCTCGAGGATCCGATGGTGAGCGGTGTGCACTGCGAGGTCGCGCTCGCGGCCGGCCGGCTGCGCGTCGTCGACCTTGGCTCGCGCAACGGCACGTACGTCGGCCCCGCGAGGGTTCGGGAGGCGTGGGCGGGCGTCGGCGGGACCATCACTCTGGGCGAGACCCAGCTGGTGGTCCAGCGCCGCGAGCTCGATGACGAGGCTGCAGGCGAGGCGGGCGAGCCGCTGCCCCAGATCGCCGGCGGATCGCTGGCGATGCGGCGCCTGGCCGCGCGGGTGCGGCGCCTCGCCAACCGGAGCTCCCCGGTGCTCGTCTCGGGAGAGACCGGCACGGGGAAGGAGCTCGTCGCGCAAGCTCTCCATACCGAGGGCAAGCGCCGCGCGGCGCCGTTCGTGCCGGTCAACGTGGCCGCGCTCCCCCGCGAACTGGTGGAGAGCGAGCTGTTCGGCCACGAGCGCGGCGCCTTCACGGGCGCGGTCGCGCGACGGGCGGGGGCCTTTGGCGACGCGCAGCGAGGCACCCTCTTCCTCGACGAGATCGGCGAGCTGCCCCTCGACGCGCAGCCGAAGCTCTTGCGCGCGCTCGACGGGTACGAGGTGCGGCGCGTGGGGAGCGGCGGCGGGGGCGAGCGCGCCGACGTGAGGGTGGTCGCCGCGACGCACAAGGCCCTGCTCGAGGACGTGCAGGCGAGGCGCTTTCGTCGTGATCTCTACCACCGCCTCGAGGCCTTCGTGCTTGAGCTCCCGCCGCTGAGGGAGCGTCGTGGCGACGTCGCCGCCATCGCCCGCAGGCTGCTCGCCGCCCACGCGAGCGAGATCGGTCCGCGCGCGCTCACTCCCGCCGCCCTCGCGCGCCTCGCCGCGCACGACTGGCCGGGCAACGTGCGCGAGCTTCGTAACGTGCTGCTCCGCGCCGCCGAGCTCGCGGACGACGGGCGCGTCCTCACCGACGCGCACATCGCCCGGGGGCTCCGCCGGCCGCACGCACCGCGAGCGAGCCCCACGGTCAGCTACGGGCAGGCGCTCCTCGAGAAACACGGTGGCAACTTCACGGCTGCGGCGCGAGACGCGGGCATGCCGCGGACCTCGTTTCGGAAGCTCGTCGTGGGCGCCAAGGCTGGCCGCTGA
- a CDS encoding YbjN domain-containing protein produces the protein MVDAYIDRFVSAHEGCTLPPLDETGYTQLRRGSASVGVNVLDDHGVLLFLAPVIPVVTAGREAFYRKLLELSFLATSDAAFAIDAEKDEVYLRAVRRISGLDYEEFEDLLQTVGKVADEWDDRLRREFSGPTGRL, from the coding sequence ATGGTCGACGCCTACATCGATAGGTTCGTGAGTGCCCATGAAGGATGCACACTTCCCCCCCTCGACGAGACCGGATACACCCAGCTGCGTCGAGGCTCCGCGAGCGTCGGGGTCAACGTGCTGGACGACCACGGGGTCCTGCTCTTCCTCGCCCCCGTGATACCCGTAGTCACCGCCGGACGCGAGGCTTTCTACCGCAAGCTCCTCGAGCTCTCGTTCCTCGCCACCAGCGACGCGGCGTTCGCGATCGACGCGGAGAAGGACGAGGTCTACCTGCGCGCGGTCAGGCGCATCTCTGGGCTCGACTACGAGGAGTTCGAAGACCTCTTGCAGACCGTGGGCAAGGTCGCCGACGAGTGGGACGACCGGCTACGCCGCGAGTTCAGCGGCCCCACTGGGCGCCTCTAG